In Herpetosiphonaceae bacterium, one DNA window encodes the following:
- a CDS encoding carbamoyltransferase C-terminal domain-containing protein produces the protein MARKFGVYGAARPWLGDLADAIMLPIMKRYGERHQFYLPTSGYAQERMATLRQQLERGAEVYLLGITSCTHNSGVGLVSASLKDGVRLITNNEEERFVGVKHYTKYPEQSIEVLREQMAQLGIGPADIHACIATFDIVRCCSPRAILEEGPASLPLLLTQEDSDGDLITQRFLKFFSGPRALGEQFGMSKPFPIIGARHHDNHAYFSLAASPFARSAEPVIITVIDGAGDDNAISLYMAQHGRVKLLYDNRSMFDSLGLLYSCISSTQGGWTELSSEGRYMGAAAWGNNDRLTNPYYRQLRQLVYFGNNGQIYLNRALANWHRSVHRPYTPMLKEILGEPIARKDMWNPDAILNVEDVQHAEITRDRVDKAAATQMLFEDVLFHIVGHLIRTTGSNKLVLTGGTALNCLANMKLLEHFDEHYYERYLGCNNTRLHLWVPPTPGDAGTPMGAAYHVAMANGAPPGEPLRHAFYCGIPASSAAIEQALESVGDLGCLRLGNLSDVGRRGVIADLMAYIVSKNGVIGLFQGVAETGPRALGHRSILANPCNAEIRTILNQLVKFREAVRPLAPMATYQAAHHLFELSPGAACDNYNAYNYMVLTVRARPESAHLIPAVVHKDGTARVQIVRPEIDPLAYAYLKAMGRRVGVEVSVNTSLNVGSPIVQTPAQALQTLKRSKGMHALFLVGADKQAFLVWHRSNVPPKDDGQQLRRWLNAWQEEIDISLI, from the coding sequence ATGGCACGCAAGTTTGGGGTTTATGGGGCAGCGCGACCGTGGCTTGGCGATCTTGCCGACGCGATCATGCTTCCGATCATGAAACGGTATGGCGAGCGCCACCAGTTTTATCTACCGACCAGCGGATATGCCCAGGAGCGCATGGCGACGCTGCGCCAGCAATTGGAGCGCGGCGCGGAGGTCTATCTGCTCGGTATTACGTCCTGCACCCATAACAGCGGCGTTGGCCTCGTCTCGGCTTCGCTCAAAGATGGCGTCAGGCTGATTACCAACAACGAGGAAGAGCGCTTTGTCGGCGTCAAGCACTACACCAAGTATCCTGAGCAATCGATCGAGGTCCTGCGCGAGCAGATGGCGCAGCTTGGGATCGGTCCTGCTGATATTCATGCCTGTATCGCGACCTTCGATATTGTGCGCTGCTGCTCGCCACGCGCGATTCTGGAAGAAGGACCGGCCAGCCTGCCGCTGCTGCTGACCCAGGAGGACAGCGACGGCGATCTGATTACGCAGCGCTTTCTCAAGTTCTTCAGCGGTCCCAGGGCGCTGGGCGAGCAGTTCGGCATGAGCAAGCCGTTTCCGATCATCGGCGCGCGCCACCACGATAACCATGCGTACTTTTCCCTTGCGGCCTCGCCATTTGCCCGCAGCGCGGAGCCGGTGATCATCACGGTGATCGACGGCGCTGGCGATGATAACGCGATCTCGCTGTACATGGCCCAGCACGGGCGCGTCAAGCTGCTGTACGACAACCGGAGCATGTTCGACTCGCTCGGCCTGCTCTACTCGTGTATCAGCTCGACACAGGGCGGCTGGACGGAGCTGAGCAGCGAAGGGCGCTACATGGGCGCGGCAGCCTGGGGCAACAACGATCGCCTGACCAATCCCTACTATCGCCAGCTCCGGCAACTGGTCTATTTCGGCAATAACGGGCAGATCTATCTCAACCGGGCGCTGGCAAACTGGCATCGCAGCGTGCATCGCCCGTACACGCCGATGCTCAAGGAGATCCTGGGAGAGCCGATCGCCCGCAAAGATATGTGGAATCCCGACGCGATCCTGAATGTCGAGGACGTGCAGCATGCCGAGATTACGCGCGATCGGGTGGATAAGGCCGCCGCGACACAGATGCTCTTCGAGGATGTGCTCTTTCATATCGTGGGCCATCTGATCCGCACAACCGGCAGCAATAAGCTGGTGCTGACCGGCGGCACCGCGCTCAACTGCCTTGCCAACATGAAGCTGCTTGAGCACTTCGACGAGCACTACTACGAGCGCTACCTGGGATGCAACAATACGCGGCTGCATCTGTGGGTGCCGCCCACGCCGGGCGATGCGGGGACGCCGATGGGCGCGGCCTATCATGTTGCGATGGCGAATGGCGCGCCTCCGGGCGAGCCGCTGCGCCATGCCTTCTACTGCGGCATTCCGGCGTCGAGCGCGGCGATCGAGCAGGCGCTAGAGAGCGTCGGCGATCTCGGCTGTCTTCGGCTGGGCAATCTCTCGGATGTGGGACGGCGCGGCGTGATCGCCGATCTGATGGCCTACATCGTCTCCAAGAATGGCGTGATCGGGCTGTTCCAGGGCGTGGCCGAGACGGGTCCGCGCGCGCTGGGGCATCGCTCGATCCTTGCCAATCCCTGCAACGCGGAGATCCGCACCATCTTGAATCAGCTCGTCAAATTCCGCGAGGCCGTGCGACCGCTGGCGCCGATGGCAACCTATCAGGCGGCTCATCACCTGTTTGAGCTATCGCCGGGTGCCGCCTGCGATAACTACAACGCCTACAACTACATGGTCCTGACCGTGCGGGCGCGACCAGAAAGCGCGCATCTGATCCCGGCGGTGGTCCACAAGGACGGCACCGCGCGCGTGCAGATCGTCCGCCCTGAGATCGATCCGCTGGCCTACGCCTATCTCAAAGCGATGGGGCGGCGCGTCGGCGTCGAGGTATCGGTCAACACGTCGCTCAACGTCGGCAGCCCGATCGTGCAGACGCCCGCGCAGGCGCTACAAACGCTGAAGCGCTCGAAAGGCATGCACGCGCTCTTCCTGGTCGGTGCCGACAAACAGGCCTTCCTGGTCTGGCATCGCTCGAACGTTCCACCGAAAGACGACGGGCAGCAGCTCCGGCGCTGGCTCAACGCCTGGCAAGAAGAGATCGATATTTCGCTGATCTAG
- a CDS encoding amino acid adenylation domain-containing protein, which yields MTDRSKQIADLSPEEHGRLFQQLMALRPARQPLVGPQERDPNGIELSFAQRRLWFLDQLVPQTAFYNLPVAAHLEGPLDVTIFRLSLDEVIRRHEALRTTFTVVENRPVQIISPALSIDVPVIDMQLFPAEQRDEQVRRHAVAEAQRPFDLAQGPLLRVVLLRLAADDHKLLLTMHHIISDGWSIGVFMRELVTLYEARRAGKAAPLGQVSTPLPLQYADFAIWQRRSMQGAVLEQHLDYWRQQLRPPLPTLALPTDRPRPAIQTFSGARHPVVLDASIADPIDALAQQETATLFMVVLAAFQTLLHRYTRQDDIVVGTAIANRTRAEFEPLIGFFVNMLVLRTDLSGNPTFRALLRRVREVCLQAYAHQDLPFERLVEELQPTRDLSRNPLFQAALVIKNAPNVTLRVADLTLRTMQIDTSPAKFDLTLSLERTATALQGELEYNTDLFDPATVAGMVAHLELLLRSVLRDPDRPIMDYACLSDAEYRQLVYDWNATDVAGRATTVIQSVFEAIADRQPQAIAATFADERLTYQTLNQRANRLAHELRQMGIGPETLVGICLESSLDMLVAVLAVLKAGGAFVPLDPTYPAQRLAHMIADTRLPLILTHTQHAAMLPDQGPRIICLDRAQTALAQHSPSNPPCAVTMDNLAYVIYTSGSTGRPKGVQVTHRGLFNLAAAQIQAFGVEPSSRVLQFASLSFDAAVSEICMALLAGATLTLMPSHSRIPGPALAQLLRDQAITTATLPPSVLALLPHEPLPALKTLIVAGEVCPTDLAARWSAGRHLLNAYGPTEGTVCATIARYDPPPRRAVLGRPIDNVQVYLLDRLANPVALGTPGEICLGGIGLARGYLNQPALTAERFIPNPFGAAGTRLYKTGDLGRYRADGTLEFLGRIDQQVKLRGFRVEPQEIETVISQHPAVQQVVVVARHDPPAEQRLVAYVVLVPEQQLAVDRLRQLMRAELPEYMLPSTIVELAALPLTPSGKVDRHALPAPTTSRPRLDTAYIAPQTETERTILAIWQEVLQLERLGIDDNFFDVGGTSLLAVHLHRRLQAALPQPVSMIDVFQHPTIRSFAESLRPPQDSAAPSGDSATRAESIRSARQRQQLQRQRIQAARNEEPSKHE from the coding sequence ATGACAGATCGTTCCAAACAGATTGCAGATCTGTCGCCCGAAGAGCACGGGCGGCTGTTTCAACAATTGATGGCCCTGCGGCCCGCCCGGCAACCGCTCGTCGGGCCGCAGGAGCGCGACCCAAACGGGATTGAGCTGTCGTTTGCGCAGCGCCGCCTGTGGTTTCTCGACCAGCTCGTGCCGCAGACGGCCTTCTACAATCTGCCGGTCGCGGCGCATCTCGAAGGCCCGCTCGACGTGACGATCTTTCGCCTGAGTCTCGACGAGGTGATCCGTCGTCACGAGGCGCTGCGGACGACCTTCACGGTTGTTGAGAACCGTCCGGTGCAGATCATCAGCCCCGCGCTGAGCATCGACGTGCCGGTGATCGATATGCAGCTCTTCCCGGCGGAGCAGCGCGACGAGCAGGTGCGACGCCACGCGGTCGCGGAAGCGCAGCGCCCGTTCGATCTGGCCCAGGGGCCGCTGCTGCGTGTCGTGCTGCTGCGCCTCGCCGCAGACGACCATAAGCTGCTGCTGACGATGCACCACATCATCTCCGATGGCTGGTCGATTGGCGTGTTCATGCGTGAGCTGGTAACGCTCTACGAGGCACGGCGCGCCGGGAAGGCCGCGCCGCTGGGCCAGGTGAGTACCCCGCTGCCGCTGCAATACGCCGACTTTGCGATCTGGCAGCGGCGCTCCATGCAGGGAGCCGTGCTGGAGCAGCACCTCGACTACTGGCGGCAGCAGCTTCGCCCGCCCCTGCCGACGCTGGCATTGCCCACCGACCGTCCGCGTCCGGCGATTCAGACATTCTCCGGCGCGCGGCATCCCGTCGTGCTCGATGCGTCGATCGCCGACCCGATCGACGCGCTGGCACAGCAGGAAACCGCGACGCTCTTTATGGTCGTCCTCGCGGCGTTTCAAACGCTGCTCCACCGCTACACCCGCCAGGACGACATTGTCGTCGGCACGGCTATCGCGAATCGCACGCGCGCCGAGTTCGAGCCGCTGATCGGCTTCTTCGTCAACATGCTCGTGCTGCGCACCGACCTGTCAGGCAATCCGACGTTCCGCGCGCTGCTGCGTCGCGTCCGCGAGGTCTGCCTCCAGGCCTATGCCCATCAGGATCTACCCTTCGAGCGGCTGGTTGAGGAGCTCCAGCCCACCCGCGATCTGAGCCGCAACCCGCTCTTTCAGGCCGCGCTGGTGATCAAGAATGCTCCGAACGTCACGCTCCGGGTTGCGGATCTGACCTTGCGGACGATGCAGATCGACACCTCGCCCGCCAAATTCGATCTAACCCTGTCGCTTGAGCGCACGGCCACGGCGCTGCAAGGCGAGCTTGAGTACAATACGGACCTCTTCGATCCGGCCACCGTTGCGGGGATGGTCGCGCATCTTGAGCTGCTGCTGCGCTCCGTGCTCCGCGATCCCGATCGTCCGATCATGGACTACGCCTGCCTGAGCGATGCCGAGTACCGGCAGCTTGTGTACGATTGGAACGCGACGGATGTCGCTGGCCGCGCTACCACCGTGATCCAGTCCGTCTTCGAGGCCATCGCCGATCGACAGCCGCAGGCGATTGCCGCGACGTTTGCCGATGAGCGCCTGACGTATCAGACGCTCAACCAGCGCGCCAACCGCCTAGCGCACGAGCTGCGCCAGATGGGGATCGGGCCGGAGACGCTGGTTGGCATCTGTCTTGAGTCGTCGCTGGATATGCTCGTCGCGGTGCTGGCAGTGCTCAAAGCTGGCGGCGCGTTCGTGCCGCTGGACCCGACCTACCCCGCTCAGCGCCTGGCACATATGATCGCGGATACACGCCTGCCGCTGATCCTGACTCATACGCAGCACGCCGCGATGCTGCCGGATCAGGGGCCACGGATCATCTGCCTGGATCGAGCGCAGACGGCGCTGGCGCAGCACAGCCCGTCGAATCCGCCATGCGCCGTAACGATGGACAACCTGGCCTACGTGATCTACACCTCCGGCTCGACCGGCAGGCCCAAGGGCGTGCAAGTGACGCATCGCGGCCTCTTCAATCTGGCCGCCGCCCAGATTCAAGCGTTCGGGGTCGAGCCGAGCAGCCGCGTGCTTCAGTTTGCGTCGCTCAGCTTCGACGCGGCAGTGTCCGAGATCTGCATGGCGCTCCTGGCGGGCGCGACGCTCACGCTGATGCCGTCGCACAGTCGGATTCCCGGCCCGGCGCTCGCGCAGCTCTTGCGCGACCAGGCGATTACGACGGCGACGCTGCCGCCCTCGGTGCTGGCCCTGCTGCCGCACGAGCCGCTGCCCGCGCTCAAGACGCTGATCGTCGCGGGCGAGGTCTGCCCGACCGATCTGGCCGCGCGCTGGTCGGCTGGCCGTCATCTCCTGAATGCCTATGGTCCAACCGAGGGCACCGTCTGCGCCACGATCGCGCGCTACGATCCGCCGCCGCGCAGAGCCGTGCTTGGCCGTCCGATCGACAACGTGCAGGTGTACCTGCTCGACCGCCTCGCCAATCCCGTGGCGCTTGGGACTCCGGGCGAGATCTGTCTCGGCGGGATTGGTCTGGCGCGTGGCTACCTCAACCAGCCCGCCTTGACCGCCGAGCGCTTCATCCCCAACCCGTTCGGCGCAGCCGGCACGCGGCTGTACAAGACGGGCGACCTGGGTCGGTATCGCGCTGACGGCACGCTGGAGTTTCTAGGCCGGATCGATCAGCAGGTCAAGCTGCGCGGCTTCCGCGTCGAGCCGCAGGAGATCGAGACGGTCATCAGCCAGCATCCCGCCGTTCAGCAGGTGGTGGTCGTGGCGCGTCACGATCCGCCCGCCGAGCAGCGTCTGGTCGCCTATGTCGTGCTCGTGCCGGAGCAGCAGCTTGCCGTGGATCGGCTGCGCCAGCTCATGCGCGCCGAGCTGCCGGAGTACATGCTGCCCTCGACGATCGTCGAGCTTGCGGCGCTGCCCCTGACGCCCAGCGGCAAGGTCGATCGGCACGCGCTGCCCGCGCCGACCACGAGCCGCCCGCGCCTTGATACGGCGTACATCGCGCCGCAGACGGAGACGGAGCGGACGATCCTGGCGATCTGGCAGGAGGTGCTTCAGCTTGAGCGGCTGGGCATCGACGACAACTTCTTCGATGTGGGCGGCACATCGCTGCTGGCGGTTCATCTGCACCGCAGGCTGCAAGCGGCCCTGCCGCAGCCCGTGTCGATGATCGACGTGTTTCAGCATCCAACGATCCGATCGTTTGCCGAGTCCCTGAGGCCGCCCCAGGATAGCGCTGCGCCGTCGGGTGACTCCGCCACGCGCGCCGAGTCGATCCGCTCCGCCCGCCAGCGACAGCAGCTTCAGCGACAGCGCATCCAGGCAGCGCGGAATGAGGAGCCGTCCAAGCATGAATAA
- a CDS encoding TauD/TfdA family dioxygenase: MTDSGNPKRSLGSLSAIKRKTITTSSESLVRMEPLSGASQLPLVVQPAIDKLNLIEWIQNSRSLIEDKLALHGGILFRSFDHMQTLEQFNQFITAVGGAPMEYHEGASPRTKLSDNIYTSTDYPAYQRIFLHNELAYRHSFPTNIFFLCLKPAEQQGETPIADMRRVYQRLDPRIREKFMEKGWMLVRNFGDGFGLPWQEVFHTTDKAEVERYCQQVGTQVEWRERGRLRTRQVCRAVAKHPRTQELVWFNHATFFHISTLEPTIREALLIEYGEDDLPTNTYYGDGSPIEPEVLDELRAIHEQETIAFPWQQGDLLMLDNLLVAHGRAPYSGPRKVVVGMSAPCSWDDVAIS, encoded by the coding sequence ATGACCGACTCCGGCAATCCAAAGCGCAGCCTGGGCTCGCTGAGCGCGATCAAGCGTAAGACCATCACCACATCGAGCGAATCGCTCGTGCGGATGGAGCCGCTGAGCGGCGCGTCGCAGCTTCCGCTCGTGGTGCAGCCCGCGATCGACAAGCTGAACCTGATCGAGTGGATTCAGAATAGCCGATCCTTGATCGAGGACAAGCTCGCGCTGCATGGCGGTATTTTATTCCGCAGTTTCGACCATATGCAGACGCTTGAGCAGTTCAACCAGTTCATCACGGCGGTCGGCGGCGCGCCGATGGAATACCATGAGGGCGCATCGCCGCGTACGAAGCTGAGCGACAACATCTACACCTCGACCGACTACCCGGCCTATCAGCGCATTTTCTTGCACAACGAGCTGGCGTATCGGCATAGCTTCCCGACCAACATTTTCTTTCTCTGCCTGAAGCCAGCCGAGCAGCAGGGAGAAACGCCGATCGCCGATATGCGCCGGGTCTATCAACGGCTCGATCCCAGGATTCGCGAGAAGTTCATGGAAAAGGGCTGGATGCTGGTCCGCAACTTCGGCGATGGCTTCGGGCTACCGTGGCAGGAGGTCTTTCATACCACCGATAAAGCCGAAGTCGAGCGCTACTGCCAGCAGGTCGGCACGCAGGTGGAGTGGCGCGAGCGGGGCCGCCTGCGCACGCGGCAGGTCTGCCGAGCCGTGGCGAAACATCCACGCACGCAGGAGCTAGTCTGGTTCAACCACGCGACCTTCTTCCATATCTCGACGCTTGAGCCGACGATCCGCGAGGCGCTGCTGATCGAGTATGGCGAAGATGATCTACCGACCAACACCTATTACGGCGACGGCTCGCCGATCGAGCCTGAGGTGCTCGACGAGCTGCGCGCGATTCACGAGCAAGAGACGATCGCCTTTCCGTGGCAGCAGGGCGATCTGCTGATGCTGGATAACCTGCTGGTGGCGCATGGACGCGCGCCCTATAGCGGCCCGCGTAAAGTGGTTGTGGGCATGTCCGCTCCCTGTAGCTGGGACGATGTCGCGATTTCGTGA
- a CDS encoding amino acid adenylation domain-containing protein: MTLDSIAGVRVSPQQKQVWLLQQAGRAVPFRSQCAVQIDGPLDRARLRQSCDSVVQRFEILRTTFRALAGMTIPLQVIGEDLLTWEAIDIQQHVPEAQARQIWQVFDELLQRPFDLAQGPVTRCTLVICSPVKHCLVISLPALCADLASLRHLVAEIVRSYAASVEGGALDDEPLQYADIAEWQNELLEVADAEVGKQFWRERSHLEALPGMRLAFERRQGAAGGFDLQVYHSTLDQSLAAQLDAHPADTSMLLLTAWIVLLGRHIPQSRLTLGIASDGRKYEELEQAIGLFARDLPLSFERDASTTFQQALDEVGRIWHEHNEWQEYFTWDTVLPDAADGEQPPFFPVCFSFDDAALCESGADVTCSLERYAACTHQFKIKLACRREADTIVCDFHYDARLLNQEHLAVLAEQYQTLLHHALHAPQLLIDRLALLGASERQRLLSDFNRTTVDVEPDLLLHDLFEAQAARTPDAVAVEYGDQRLTYAELNARANQLAHHLMRQGVGPDVLVGIHVERSLDLVIALLGTLKAGGAYVPLEPSHPSEYLAFVIDNAAISVLLTQQHLAERLPAFDGRVVRIDADWTTIAREQATPPQHAGAPDHLAYVLYTSGSTGVPKGVMITHRGLCNHMLWMQAELPLTTDDRVLQKTVCSFDASVWEFYAPLLAGACLVVAEPGKQQDSTYLVRTVIERRITILQLVPAMLHLLLEEPLIRSCTSLKRVFCGGEALALDLQQRCFDRLPADLYNLYGPTETTIQVIVWQCQRQTDQALVPIGRPIWNVRAYILDRALQPVPIGIAGELYIGGVSLARGYVRRADLTAERFIPDPFSAAPGSRLYRTGDLARYQPDGTIEYLGRVDHQVKLRGFRIELGQIEAVLRQHPAVQDAVVMVRDDAAPAGRHPDQRLTAYVIPQPHQSIVVEELQRFVGGKLPDYMIPSIVVPLNAFPLTASGKVDRQALPVPHLALSDRAQTYVGPRNELEQAVAAIWEEVLGVERIGIHDNFFALGGHSLLTTQINARVLEQFQVSLPLRGLFEAPTIAEFSVMVVQHMLEQADPETAARLTIDHP, translated from the coding sequence ATGACCCTTGATTCGATTGCAGGTGTACGGGTTTCGCCGCAGCAGAAACAGGTCTGGCTGTTGCAGCAAGCCGGGCGTGCTGTGCCCTTTCGGTCCCAGTGTGCGGTACAGATCGACGGGCCGCTCGATCGGGCGCGCCTCCGCCAGTCCTGCGACAGCGTGGTTCAGCGCTTCGAGATCCTGCGGACAACCTTTCGCGCGCTGGCGGGGATGACGATCCCGCTTCAGGTGATTGGCGAGGATCTGCTGACCTGGGAGGCGATCGACATCCAGCAGCACGTGCCCGAAGCGCAGGCGCGGCAGATCTGGCAGGTCTTTGATGAGCTGCTGCAACGACCATTCGATCTGGCGCAGGGTCCCGTGACGCGCTGTACGCTGGTGATATGCTCGCCCGTCAAGCACTGCCTGGTGATCAGCCTCCCGGCGCTGTGCGCTGATCTGGCATCGCTCCGCCATCTGGTCGCTGAGATCGTGCGCTCGTACGCGGCATCGGTCGAGGGCGGCGCGCTCGACGACGAGCCGCTCCAGTACGCCGATATTGCCGAGTGGCAAAACGAATTGCTTGAGGTCGCCGATGCCGAGGTTGGCAAGCAATTCTGGCGCGAGCGCTCCCACCTTGAGGCGCTGCCGGGCATGCGTCTGGCGTTCGAGCGTCGGCAGGGCGCGGCGGGCGGCTTCGATCTCCAGGTCTATCACTCCACGCTGGATCAGTCGCTCGCCGCGCAGCTTGACGCGCATCCAGCCGATACGTCGATGCTGCTGCTGACAGCCTGGATCGTGCTGCTGGGACGGCATATTCCACAATCGCGGCTTACGCTGGGCATCGCCAGCGACGGGCGCAAGTATGAGGAGCTTGAGCAGGCGATCGGGCTGTTTGCCAGGGACCTGCCGCTTTCCTTTGAGCGAGACGCGAGCACGACCTTTCAACAGGCGCTGGATGAGGTCGGGCGGATCTGGCATGAGCACAACGAGTGGCAGGAGTATTTTACCTGGGATACCGTGCTGCCGGACGCCGCTGACGGCGAGCAGCCGCCCTTCTTCCCGGTCTGCTTCTCGTTCGACGACGCCGCGCTGTGTGAGTCCGGTGCGGACGTGACGTGCTCCCTGGAGCGCTACGCAGCCTGTACCCATCAATTCAAGATCAAGCTGGCCTGTCGCCGCGAGGCCGATACGATCGTCTGCGACTTCCACTACGATGCCCGGCTCTTGAATCAGGAGCATCTCGCGGTCCTCGCCGAGCAGTACCAGACGCTCCTGCATCATGCGCTGCACGCGCCGCAGCTCCTGATCGACCGGCTGGCGCTGCTCGGCGCGAGCGAGCGCCAGCGGCTGCTCTCCGACTTCAACCGCACGACGGTCGACGTGGAGCCTGATTTGCTGCTGCATGATCTGTTCGAGGCGCAGGCCGCGCGCACTCCAGACGCGGTCGCCGTCGAGTATGGCGACCAGCGCCTGACCTATGCCGAGTTGAATGCCCGCGCTAATCAGCTCGCGCACCACCTGATGCGGCAGGGCGTCGGCCCCGATGTCCTGGTCGGCATCCATGTCGAGCGCTCGCTGGATCTGGTGATTGCGCTGCTGGGCACGCTCAAAGCCGGTGGCGCGTACGTGCCGCTTGAGCCGTCGCATCCCTCGGAGTATCTGGCCTTCGTGATCGACAATGCCGCGATCAGCGTGCTGCTCACGCAGCAGCACCTCGCCGAGCGACTCCCGGCCTTCGACGGTCGTGTTGTGCGTATCGATGCCGACTGGACGACGATCGCGCGGGAGCAGGCGACGCCGCCGCAGCATGCCGGAGCGCCCGACCACCTGGCCTATGTGCTCTACACCTCCGGCTCCACGGGCGTGCCAAAAGGCGTGATGATCACGCATCGCGGGCTGTGCAACCACATGCTCTGGATGCAGGCCGAGCTGCCGCTGACGACCGATGATCGCGTGTTGCAGAAGACCGTGTGCAGCTTCGACGCATCCGTCTGGGAGTTTTACGCGCCGCTGCTTGCCGGAGCGTGCCTGGTCGTGGCCGAGCCGGGCAAGCAGCAGGATAGCACCTATCTGGTCAGGACGGTCATCGAGCGCCGGATCACGATCCTGCAGCTCGTCCCGGCGATGCTGCACCTGCTGCTGGAAGAGCCGCTGATCCGCTCCTGCACCAGTCTCAAGCGGGTCTTCTGCGGCGGCGAGGCGCTGGCGCTCGACCTGCAACAGCGCTGCTTCGACCGCCTTCCGGCGGATCTGTACAATCTGTACGGCCCGACCGAGACGACGATCCAGGTCATCGTCTGGCAGTGCCAGCGCCAGACCGATCAGGCGCTTGTCCCGATCGGACGGCCTATCTGGAACGTCCGGGCGTATATTCTGGATCGCGCGCTTCAGCCGGTGCCGATCGGCATTGCCGGTGAGCTGTACATCGGCGGCGTCAGCCTGGCGCGCGGCTATGTGCGGCGCGCGGATCTCACGGCTGAGCGCTTCATCCCCGATCCGTTCAGCGCCGCCCCTGGATCACGGCTCTACCGCACCGGAGATCTGGCGCGCTACCAGCCCGATGGCACGATCGAGTACCTGGGGCGGGTCGATCATCAGGTCAAGCTGCGCGGCTTTCGGATCGAGCTGGGGCAGATCGAGGCGGTGCTGCGGCAGCATCCAGCGGTGCAGGATGCCGTCGTCATGGTGCGCGACGACGCAGCGCCCGCGGGCAGGCACCCCGACCAGCGTTTAACTGCGTATGTTATCCCGCAGCCGCACCAGAGCATCGTCGTGGAGGAGCTTCAGCGCTTTGTGGGCGGCAAGCTGCCCGACTATATGATCCCGTCGATCGTGGTGCCGCTCAACGCCTTCCCCCTGACCGCCAGCGGAAAAGTCGACCGACAGGCACTGCCGGTGCCGCATCTGGCCTTGAGCGATCGGGCACAGACGTATGTCGGGCCACGCAATGAGCTTGAGCAGGCGGTCGCCGCGATCTGGGAAGAGGTGCTGGGCGTCGAGCGCATCGGCATCCACGACAATTTCTTTGCGCTGGGCGGTCACTCGCTGCTGACGACACAGATCAACGCGCGGGTGCTTGAGCAATTTCAGGTGTCGCTGCCGCTGCGGGGCTTATTCGAGGCTCCGACCATCGCCGAGTTTTCGGTGATGGTCGTGCAGCACATGCTGGAGCAGGCCGATCCTGAAACTGCCGCCCGTCTGACGATCGATCATCCGTAA